The following is a genomic window from Manihot esculenta cultivar AM560-2 chromosome 9, M.esculenta_v8, whole genome shotgun sequence.
gaagaaaaagttaaaaaagaTATATATCTTCaggatttattataaaaaagtgaGTGAATTAATAtgacaataataaaattatcatctcattttatttcttgaaagcaaaaaaaatattttaagttatttttctaaattattctgAAAGGCTAAAATTAGACATCTAATTTTAGATACAGTTTAAATTTGGATATTTAATTTCTGTTTATACTTATTTTAGTTAACTACTTTCAGTCTGCAAAACTAACTGATTTCAGTCTACGCGAATCTCAACGTTTTAATGGCTAGTTTTTTCAAAATTAGTACCATTGAGCTATCTTTGTAGTTAAGAAATGAAATTTTTTCGGACATCTATTTAAGAGATTAAATCTCCTCATAAATGGGTAATGAAAGCACTGAATGTCTGAGAGCATTTTAAAACCTTTGTATTAAAAACTTTTCATTCACACTTCTGATCTTTGTTGgtaaatcttctctctctcaTCGTAATAACATTTTTGCTGTATCTGATAAGAGTTGTTGAGTGTGTTTTTCATCTGAATCAAAACCTATATAAAGTTGATCAAGTGTGTGGTCACTTGATAGAGGTTCTAAGCACCTGTTGAACCTAAAGTGAGAGTTCGAGTGTGAATCAAACATGTAAAGGTCTACAAGCACCTGGGAAGCTTGTTGATTATATGAAAGGTTGTTCTCTTGCCTGTTAAAAGAGGTTTAGTGAAGTGAAGACTTTAGGAAGGACCTTGGAAGAGTAGGTGTAGGCTATATTTGCCAATCCATTATAAAATCTCTATGTTTGtgacatggagcaactagttttggactttacggcagacttggactgGGCCTAATTTTTACTACTGACGTCCGATGGAGACCCACAATAGCTtttcgaaaagaaaattttgagacACACAACTTTTAAATGTGTGACAAGGGCCATAAGCCTGTCACGAAGTTCAATatggaaattccatcgtttaagggataaattttgtattttaattatttttttggatattttcataattttgcatattaggatttttttttaattataaatagcctcccttggctattagaaactcacttttcaatatttgaagaatttcaataaaactTTTCGTCTTCTAGCTTATCTTTTCCCTTATATCGTCTTAGCCaaatgatattggttaaaactgatcacggagtctaaatagtcctttatcagatTAGTATCAGAGCAAAACTTCAATCATGGCAGACAACCAAGAGGTGCGACTTGCTGCAATTGAagcatctttggcagaattgagggagatgatcggacagttAGCCCTGCAgtagggaatccaccaaccacCCGCTGCCGCACACCCCCAACCAGTAGCCAATCCTGTGCCTGCAAATTTCCAACAAAATTATCAGTAAGGTTACAAGATCAAGATATACCTTCATAACTTTTCTGGTTCGTTAGATGTGGAATTTATTCTTGATTGGCTGGCAGAGGTTGAACATTTCTTTGAAGTTATGAATGTGGAAGAGGATCGCAAGGTTCCGattgtggcctataagttaAAAGGGGGTGCAGCAACCTGGTGGAATTCGGTTCAAAATGAACGCTATCGAAGAAGGCTAGAACCCATACGAAACTGGGTGTTGATGAAGTAGATGATTGAATAGCGGTTCTTGCCTAGCGATCACGCTCATGTTTTGTATAACTAGTACCATGATTGTGTACAGGGGAATcaaagggtggatgaatatactgAGGAGCTTTTGAGGTTGCAGGcgaggtgtgaaaactgtgagaatgaagcccagcaggttgctcattatcagaggggccTAAATCACGAAATTcattgtatgatgggagtagctgcaATTTTCATTTTGACAGacgccattgagatggcaaaaagggTAGAAGAGCATGTTGAGTGGCAGCCACGATAGCAGTATAACCAgaattttaattacagaaatttTGTTCGACAGGGATGCAGCAGTATGGAGGCAATTACAGCGGGCAGCCTTTTAAGCTTGTAAATTCTGGCAACCCTCAGAATACtttggaagaaaggagagataGTAAAGGAAAAGCAGTCACCACTACAAcagacaaaggaggcagaaCTAATCCTTATCAGAAACTAATGGGAGACATATATTATCGCTGCAGGCAACCTGGTTATCGATCGAATAATTGTCCAGaacgtagaggagttaataCTAATCGCCGACAGGTTAATGTGGTTGAGCAGGTGGCTGAATCTGAGGAAGAGCTGGATGATGATGATGGATCTATTACgggttctgaagatggagaggtcacctatgtggtgaagaaaatcttatgctcaacacaacaggaggatgagacacaaaggaggaagattttccaagAAAAGTGccgagtaggagaggcaatttgcaggctaattatatatagctgcagttgtgagaatctgatagctaagcttttggtggagaaattgcagtGGCCTACACAACCGCACCATTTGCCATACAAATTCAGATGAATTAAGGAAGGTCCGataattgaggtcaacagaatctgcaacGTGCCTATCttgatcggtaaatcttatactgaacatGTTAATTGTGATATTAtagatatggattgctgtggaattttgctaggtcgcccttgacagttcgatgttgatgctttgcataaacggaaggagaattcatatatGTTCATGtgaaatcaaaagaagattactattttgccttccggttctgcgaaacattctaaagcgGAAGGGAAGAATGTTATTGCTGTTTTCACGAGAGTGCAGAGGCTATCAAGTGCAGTTGAAAAATCTAGAGGCATACTaactttattggtgagagcaaaagggGCAATGGAGGATGCACTATATTTACCACCACCCatcaaagagctgttgaaggagtttcctaagatagtagAGGAATCAACCAAACTTTCACCTttgcgggatatccaacatcagattgatctcattcctggatcaaaattatcgaatctgcctcattataAGATGAGTTCAAAaaagagtgaaatcctccaagaacaggttgaagaattattgaagaaggggcatattcggTAGAGCATTAGCCCCTGTGGATTACATGCCCTATTAGTTtcaaagaaagatgggacttagagaatgtgcgtggatagctgggccatcaacaaaattacagttTAGTATCGATTTCCTATTCCATGACTAGATGACATACTGAATCAGTTATCCGGgtctaaagtcttctctaagattggccttaaaagtggctatcaccaagttcAGATCAAGGAatgagatgaatggaagaccgcctttaagactaaggaaggcttgtatgagtggctggttatACCCTTTGGTTTGACGAATGCACCTAGTATTTTTATGCGACTTATAAACTAGGTTCTACATCCTTTCTTACGTAAATTTgtagttgtttattttgatgacatatTGGTTTTTAGCCGCAGCGAAGAAGAATATTTACAGCATCTTCGTCAAGTTATGCCAGCCTTATaagaaagtgagctggttattaatctGAAAAAATGCATTTATATGACGGAGCGCGTTCTGTTCCTGAGATTTATTGTTAGTACAtaagggatacatgttgatgagaagaaggtagaagcaatacgaAATTGGCCCATTCCCAAAACTATTTCTAAAGTtccagctttcatggccttgctatCTTCTATCAacggtttatcagaaatttcagcagtatcattgcccctatcacagattgtttgaagaaagagagagtgcagaaatttATTTGGACCGACGTTGCCAataagagttttgaagagattaaagataagcttacttctgccccgattcttgctctacctgtttttgataaactgtttgaggttgaatgtgatgcttgtggagttgggattggtggagtgttgtcacagtctaaaaggcctattgccttctttagtgagaagCTAAATGAAGTTAgaaagaagtggtctacttatgagcatgagctatatgcagtattccggactcttaaaacttgggagcaatatctgatggggcgagagtttattattcatACATATCATTAAtctttgatccattttaaaactaaaaaacatgtgaataagatgcatgctctATGGGCAGCTTATTTTAGAGCCTTTCATTATGTTATAAATATAAGgctggccatagtaataaggtgatAGATGCTTTGAGTATGAGGGCTACTCTGTTGATTACAATTAATCAAGAGAttgtaggttttgaatttctgaaggatttatatgctacagatgataactttgctgatatatgggctagagtccaAGCTCACCAGTATGCCGATGGGTTTTTGATACATAatggctttctttttaaggagaacgGGTTATGCATTCTTTGATCTTCTTTGCGGAAAAAGCTTATTCGGGAGGTCTATAGAGGAGGTTTGAAAGGTCATTTGGGACGTGATAAGACTATTGTTGGATTGGAGGAGCGTTTTTACTGGCCATAATTAAAAAGAGATACAAGTCGGATAGTCCATAAGTGCTCGGTTTGTCAAACTTAGAAGGGACATTCGCAGAATACTagcttatacactccactgcctattctagtacatccttgggaggacttatctatggattttgttcttggtctttCATGTGctcaacgtggatctgattccatttttgttgttgttgacaggttctctaaaatggcatatttcattccttgcaagaaaactaatgatgcttctcatgtggTAAAACTGTTTTTTCAGGAGGTTGTTCGCTTACATGGCGTCCCTAAAaccattacttctgacagagatgtAAAGTTTGTAGCTCATTTTTGGGTgactttatgaaaatattttgaaactgaacttcgatacagcagtgctgcccatccccaaactgatggacaaactgaagtggtgaaccgtacgcttggcaatcttctgcgcTGCATCTGCAGTAATAAGAAAACTATTTCGAATCTTGCTCTTGCACAACcaaaatttgcttacaacaataCTGTCCAAAGTTCCACAAAGATGTCACCATCTGCAGTTGTGTACAGAAAAGTCCCAAtgcatacagttgatcttattgcctttcccacaggttctcacaacagtattgcagcaagcaacttggcaaagcagcacatgaatattttcaaacaggtacaatAATGCCTTACAAAAGCCAATaacaaatataaagctacagccgataaacataggcgtttcaaatccttcaatgtcgataaccaagttatggtgtatttacatAATGAGcatggtggaggacagaaaaagttTGATGCCAGGAAGATTGGTTCATTCCAAATCATTTAGAATATTAATGAtaatgcctatgttcttgaccttcCAAATAAGATGAAAATTTCTAAAACGTTTAGCgtggcagatctatttcagtattaccttgctgatgacaactcgaggtcgagttctttacaagtggaagggaatgatatggagcaactagccttggactTTACGGCAAACTTAGACCGGACCTAATTTTTGCTGGCTACGTTCGAtggagacccacgatagcttttcggaaaggaaatttcgagacgcatgattttcaaaagtgtgacgagggTCGTAAgcctgtcacaaagttcgatatgaaaatttcatcatttaagggtcaattttgcattttaattatttttttagatattttcataattttttatattaggattttttttctattataaatagtctctcttagttattagaaactcacttttcaatatttgaataattttaataagattttttgtTTTCTAACCTATTTTTTATCTTATATCGTCTTAGGCAAAcgatattagttaaaactcgtgacaaaatctaaatagtcctttatcaatTTGACATTCTTTTTCctaatctctttacttttaagCTTTCTTTATTAATCTGAGATATCTGTATGCAAGTTTAAATTACTGTTAATAAGAGTTTGATAAAATTAGTTTGTTAATTTGATTTCACCTTTCTATTAATTGCATTTGTTGAATATTGGTGTATCTATTGTTAGATACTTTTCAAAATCTTttcagaaaaattttaaaaatacttatttaAATCCATCACTTGTCATAACAGAATTAGTAgtcacaataatttaattttaaacggcaaataatgaaaataagtaaaaatgAGCCTTAAGTCAATTTGATCCAAAATTGAACCGattaatcaaaaattaaaatttaaagtgcatttgtttttattgttattttattttgtttaataacaaaataaaaaacttatttagCTGTTAATATTTCGTTATTTTTACTACTTGTTAGAAAGTAATATTGATtttcccatttcaaaaaaaaaaaaaaaagtaggtttaaatcaaaaaactaaaaattaaacatCACAAATATTGATTTTCCCATTACAGATTTTACAAAATGTTTATATTTCTTATCAgattattattaacaattttaaaattttacttttattaataaaatttattttttaaatatacaatcatcaattaatttataaaagtgtttaattaaattgttttctggtaaataatttattataaacaataaaaaataggtAAAAGTGAGTATTtgattagtttaatttaaaattgaattaaattaaataataaaaatcaaaatttaaattaaattaataaaaaaaatagaaaatttgttCAGCtgttagtattttatttttatttttattactcgtAAATGTGttgaattgaattatttatattaatcaaattaaaaaaaatataatgaatttaaattaaattggtatggttcggtttggtaataTTATAAGGTTTAATTAAGATATTTCAATATTGATTAGAATTTAATCTtcttatattatcaaaattatatagAAATACTGACAGATAGATTTAGTTTGATTCagttttgttattattttttttattaatattgaatcaaaattatcaatttttttaaaaattagaatcgaatatgaaattataatgaaattttaatttgatttgattcggttaattatttcaatttaaataaaatattatttaacctaaaaatatataaatatagttaAAGTATTGAATGAAAGTAAATAATCAAATCAAGATTGCATACAAAGTAATTAATCAACTGCCTTTATTATTAGATATGAAACAGCACAGAAAAGCACACCATTGAAAGCCAAAAAACAAGACAACTAAAACCCAGGTGATTAATCTCCTTTCTAAGCAATGGCCTCTCTACTCTATCCCAAATCTCTTCTTCAGCTCCAACATAAATCCATAGACCTTCTTGTGATCAGGAAGAGAGTTGAACACAGACTCCTTTGCCAAGCACCTTTTAGCCCATTCAATAAGCTTAGGACACTCAGCCTCTATGCTGAAATTTCCACACACCTCATAGGTATAAAACCAGCTATAGAATGGCATAAGAGCAACATCCACATAGCCCAAATTTTCACCCCCAAAGAATGGCTTCTCTCCTAGCTCTCCTTCCAGGAGCTTAAGGGACTCTATGAATCCCTGCTTTGCTGCCTCCTGCTCTTCGCCTTTTGTTGCCCATGTCttcctcccaagctcaaatatCTGCATCCCAAATCCCCGTGTTATATATCACTCAAATACTAATGACTAAAAGATTGAGTttcacattttttttataaactataCTTTACTCCATGataaacttcattaaaagaagaGTACCTTCTTATCAACAAAATCAGCCCAGAAGTTAGCTTGAGCTCTCTGATAAGGATCAGAGGGAAGCAATGGAGCTTTGTCCTTCCAGACTTCATTAATGTATTGAACAGCGACAAGAGACTCAGCAACTGGTTTGCCATTGTGAATGAGAACAGGGATCTTCTTGTGAACTGGGTTCATCTGCAGCAGCAAATCACTCTTGTTCTTCAAATCCTCTTCCCTGTACTCATACTTAATACCCTTCTCTGCCAAAGCAATCCTAATTCTCATACCAAAAGGGCTTGGCCAGAAGTCCAACAGAATCACCTCTGCATTATTAGCCATGCTCTTCAAATTCTTGTTAGAAATCAAAGATTTAAGAAACCAAGATATAGCTTTAAGATGTTTGATGCAAGTCTGGTTTCTCAAGGCATTTTGGCTTGTGATGTGGGCTCACCGTCGTCACACCACAGTGTCGTTTTTGAATTtgtatcttcttctttttttttttttagtttttctttttcttgcatGTAAAGCTATGGACTGTATGCTGCATAAAGTTGGATTCGCAGTCAATGAGAAACCGTCTGTTAAGAATAATGCCATAATCCATGACGTAAGAGTACTTGTTAcctttttttcctttattttatttgtttttatgaAATCCTTTACTTTGGaagctttttataattttatttatgtcGGATACTTAAAGAAATGTGTTTACATGAGTattagatttttaataattaattatgtataaaaatgggtataaatttggaaaaaaaaaacttttaagtTTTACCTATTTATATGCCTAATAGATgacaaaaaaaagttaattgttattataataatacatttttttaatttcatttttattttataacttcatttcttttataattatttggacttatttgaaataaattgtttataaaagagtaatcattttaatttgaaaaatttaataatttcattctTGAGTTTTGTCATTATTAAGAAAGTGATTCCTTGATTTTGtaatttgaatgatataatCGCTTAGTTCACTACTTATAGATTAACCACAATGGTTAAAAACTGTTTCCATATGTGTCTATCATAGTCATAAGTTTACggtaaagtttaaaatttactaGCTAGAACAATTATTTCATTGTATgttcataataaataaaaaagataaattatactttagtcctctaatttaatgaaatatctaatttagtctttatattttttaaaatatttaatttaaagttaacttaccgttatttttataaaaatgactAAAATACTCTTAACTCCTACCGTTTGAATTAGAGAAAAGCAGAGAGACTAAACTGCCaaatattgaatttattgaATATTGCAGAGTTGGATTCACGATTAACGATGAACTCCGTGACCCAACTAACTGCCAAGCTTAACCAAGCCTGACGGTGGGCTACGTTGCCGCATGACGGTCGACGGTATGGCTTGGTTAGGCATTGGTAGACACCAAAGGCCGAGCAATGCTCTTCCGTTGGTGATCACTCCGTCTTCTTTGTCCACGAGAATCGAGAGGAGACTAATTCCTCTCAGATTCGTCGACTACTATAATAGGCGTCTGTCCTGTGAGTGGACGACACCACCTCATGGGGCATCACCAATAACAAGGACATTACGGTGAAGGGACGTGTGAGTCTCAAAATCGGTGATATCGTGAAGGCATGCACGATCTATTGAAATTGCACAACAACTTTCTCCAGTGATCTCAAAGTAACTAGATTCAGTGTGTAATTACCACACACGACCTCTACCTTCGTCGAAGATAGGCACGTTTCAAATGCTGGGGGCCTGTCACTTTGCCTGTTGATGGCCAATGCTAGCCTTCTCGTTGTGTTTGCAACGCCGAACTAACTTTGtgatattcaataaattagtagtTTATGAATCAATATTATGGCAATAGTTTTATTCATATTAAATCAAAAGATAACAATTTCTCTATGGCATCGGTAATCATATTAAAAtctaacttttttctttctaatttttGCATATAATGACAGTTGAATATGTCTATTGCAACAATTTTCAAGTAATAAAGGGAACTTTCATTCAAGTACTTTTTTtacgataaaaaaaaaaaaaaagcaaatttCAACAAGTCAAATATGAGAAATTTATGCTAAGTAACTTTTCCAACAAGtcaaaaatttcataattactCAAAATATATTCCAAAACATCCAAAATTCTACATATCTACaattatttaataaacataAGAAGAAATATGctagaaaatatataaatccAAAAAGTtacaaatttcataaaaaaaaaaataaggcaTGTATTCTTTGGCCGCTAATAACTTTTCAAAATAATCTATtgctaaataatattttttattactaaatttattttttaaaatatttcttctATTATTGTTGTGAATCTATAAGGATAATTCATACTGTTATAATAAGCTTTAATAGTGTTGTCGTATAAGTTTTGGAAAAACTTGATTTTAATAATACaaaaacttaataaattatatttatctaaccatttttaattttaaaaatagaatattTGAACAGCATTAGAAACATAAGAAAATTCTCTATATTGGAAAGAAAGAAATCTCTTATGGCAATACAAAGAtgaatcaaagaaaaaaaaataaagaaaaatatcttCAGGATTTATTGTAAAAGAGTGAGTGAGTTGATATGACAATGATTAAATTATCTATCTCATTTTATTCCTTGAAaagcaaaaaaaatattttaagttatttttctaaattatccTGAAAGGCTAaaattagatatttaattttagatatagtttaaatttagatatcTAATTTATATCTATACTTATTTTAGTTAACTATTTCCAGTTTGTGAAACTAACTGATTTTAGTCTGCCGAATCTCAACATTTTAACGGCTAGTATTTTTACGATTATTACCATTAAGCTATTTCTATAgttaagaaagaaaatttttttagacATCTATTTGAGAGATTAAATCTCTTCATAAATGGATAATGAAAGTATTGAATTTCTGAGAGCATTATGACACCTTTGTATTAAAAACTTTTCATTCACACTTCTGATCTTTATTGGTAAATATTCTCTGACACGGAGTAACCAGCCTTGGATTTTACAGCAGATTTGGACCGGACCTAATTTTTGCTGTCGACATCCGATGGAGACCCATGATAGTTTTTCAGAAAGGAAATTTCGAGACACACGATTTTCAAAAAAGTGACGAGAGCCATAGGTCTCGTCACAAAATTCGATATTTAAATTCCATTGTTTAATGgatcaattttgtattttaattattcttttggatattttcataaaatctgTGTGTTTGACTTTCTTACTCCTAATATCTTTACTTTTAAGCTCTCTTCATTAATTTGAAGTATTTGTATGCAAGTTTGAATTATTATTGATAAGAGCTTTGATAAAATTAGCTTGCTAATTTAATTTCTGCTTTCTATTAATTGCATCTGTTGAATACTGTTGTATCTATTGTTAAGTGCTTTTTAAAATATTcccagaaaatttttaaaaaacttatttgaATTCATCACTTTTTTATAACAGAATTAGTAGCCCcaataatttaatcttaaaccgcaaataatgaaaataagtaGAAATGAACGTTTAgttaatttgattcaaaattgaaccaaaatgaataaataaaaaatttaaatttaaaatgcgtttgattttgttgttattcgttattttttttattttttatttaataacaaaataaaaaacttatttagCTGTTAATgtgttatttttattacttgttAGAAAGTAGTTTTAAgtcaaaaaactaaaaattaaaaatcacaaATATTGATTTTCTCATTacagatttttaaaaatgtttatATTTCCTATcagattattattaaaaaattttaaattttacttttattaataaaatttaatttttaaatatacaatcatcaattaattaataaaagagTTGAATTAAATTGTTTGCtggtaaataatttatttttaaacagtgaaaaaataagtaaaagtgagtatttaaacaatttaattcaaaattaaattgaattgaataaattaaaaattaaaatttaatgttatgttcatttttattgaaattttctgttttttattttttatttgataaaaaatagaaaatttgttCAACTGTTagtattttgtttttatttttattacttgtaAATGTGTTGAATtgaattatttacttttaaataatttgtaaataaattaaaaatcaaaatttaaatatttgtaataatcaatcaaattaagagaaaaaataataaatttaaattaaattcgtATGATTCGgtaagttaaattttttaacttttacgccttatttttaatattttaatattcaactaaaatattttaattttgattagaatttgatcttcatatattattaaaattatataggaTTACTAATGGATGGATTTAATTttgctattatttttttttatcaatactgaattaaaatcatcaaattttgtaaaaattaaaatcaaatacgAAAtcatactaaatttttaatttgattcaatttcgattattttaatttaaatcaaatattactAAATATAGTTAAAAGCATTGAATGAAAGTAAATAATCAAATCAATATTGCATACAAAGTAATTAATCAACTGCCTTTATTATTAGATATGAAACAGCAAAGAAAAGCACACCATTGAAAGCCAAAAAACAAGACAACTAAAACCCAGGTGATTAATCTCCTTTCTAAGCAATGGCCTCTCTACTCTATCCCAAATCTCTTCTTCAGCTCCAACATAAATCCATAGACCTTCTTGTGATCAGGAAGAGAGTTGAACACAGACTCCTTTGCCAAGCACCTTTTAGCCCATTCAATAAGCTTAGGACACTCAGCCTCTATGCTGAAATTTCCACACACCTCATAGGCATAAAACCAGCTATAGAATGGCACAAGAGCAACATCCACATAGCCCAAATTTTCACCCCCAAAGAATGGCTTCTCTCCAAGCTCTCCTTCCAGGAGCTTAAGGGACTCTATGAATCCCTGCTTTGCTGCCTCCTGCTCTTCGCCTTTTGTTGCCCATATCttcctcccaagctcaaatatCTGCATCCCAAATCCCCATGTTATATATCACTCAAATGATAATGACTAAAAGATTGTGTTTCATATTTCTTTGGAAAAGACTATTGTCTTTTTtacttgcaaaaaaaaaaaaaaaggaaggaagaaGAGTACCTTCTTATCAACAAAATCAGCCCAGAAGTTAGCTTGACCTCTCTGATAAGGATCAGAGGGAAGCAATGGAGCTTTGTCCTTCCAGACTTCATCAATGTATTGAACAGCAATAAGAGACTCAGCAActggtttgccattgtggatgAGAACTGGGATCTTCTTGTGAACTGGGTTCATCTGCTGCAGCAAATCACTCTTGTTCTTCAAATCCTCTTCCCTGTACTCATACTTAATACCCTTCTCTGCCAAAGCAATCCTAACTCTCATACCAAAAGGGCTTGGCCAGAAGTCCAACAGAATCACCTCTGCATTATCAGCCATGCTCTTCAAATTCTTGTTGGAAATCAACGATTTAAGCAACCAAGATATAGCTTTAAGATGTTTGATGCAAATCTGGGTTCTCAAGCTACATATTTATAAGGCATTTTGGCTTGAGATGTGGGCTCACCGTCG
Proteins encoded in this region:
- the LOC110622309 gene encoding probable glutathione S-transferase parC, with product MANNAEVILLDFWPSPFGMRIRIALAEKGIKYEYREEDLKNKSDLLLQMNPVHKKIPVLIHNGKPVAESLVAVQYINEVWKDKAPLLPSDPYQRAQANFWADFVDKKIFELGRKTWATKGEEQEAAKQGFIESLKLLEGELGEKPFFGGENLGYVDVALMPFYSWFYTYEVCGNFSIEAECPKLIEWAKRCLAKESVFNSLPDHKKVYGFMLELKKRFGIE
- the LOC110623542 gene encoding probable glutathione S-transferase parC; its protein translation is MADNAEVILLDFWPSPFGMRVRIALAEKGIKYEYREEDLKNKSDLLQQMNPVHKKIPVLIHNGKPVAESLIAVQYIDEVWKDKAPLLPSDPYQRGQANFWADFVDKKIFELGRKIWATKGEEQEAAKQGFIESLKLLEGELGEKPFFGGENLGYVDVALVPFYSWFYAYEVCGNFSIEAECPKLIEWAKRCLAKESVFNSLPDHKKVYGFMLELKKRFGIE